A single region of the Polyodon spathula isolate WHYD16114869_AA chromosome 40, ASM1765450v1, whole genome shotgun sequence genome encodes:
- the LOC121304831 gene encoding NTPase KAP family P-loop domain-containing protein 1-like, giving the protein MDDICAYGLSVAFTKVVAPSTVGLYSSCPNRIKSLLSKIESKGFRAAYMIKESERRQNKFSPAQKKGSLWNFVSTLLTMIFYWPKWSMDKKRRNVRYLFIKFNAWHFTGTDKLWAGLVITLCESFQSIFGCFLISVFRTSQHIDESVRKTIKESREPQWIAKKICCFPLWLLAIVSVLLAIGLIAVVVIVGFPTGNSSGDGITVIESMAIATLGLPAAGVVRFTLMLSKNLMFNQDFNIQRRMDAPKMSAQLGFMNDVRKEVEVLINFIHFMEVYERRNIRVVLEITNLDRCTPEKIVGVLDAINILLSGENTPFISILAIDPRVIVKSVESSKSFESMDKNGYEFLNHIVTLPFTIPEMDIGSKRRVFRKLVERQSEFPDDGQFEKSQAISYEAERSKMLEESCMESGIAHESLIPLIISTPDRREHNVDIQKIVKDLIKETLRVIIEEGDEGNFKYYLMENSIHMRRIINSVRVSIIIMASQKGELPPAREVAAWIVLANQWPCRLSWILQCIEDDEQRAEIDKDLTGEDSIDGTKLLWDVFCESRIEFHLIKDQIKNLLEMDGDPELFEMFLKKDFLLTIRHANCFKAFTVNLDLSIKKELEIIWGSKNRKHTITLAKAMPLKSGFVLKLSKDDMCSEMKKLNFSEINADKYMQRIKENNLDGRALLFGHYNEIKNVLQMSVGEWTDFSIHFLGIKPQAVCPHVREGLRPTQSTLLTCSTGVQI; this is encoded by the exons ATGGATGACATCTGTGCCTATGGCCTGTCTGTGGCTTTCACTAAAGTTGTGGCTCCTTCTACTGTAGGGCTTTACTCATCCTGCCCAAATCGCATTAAGAGTCTTTTGAGTAAGATTGAAAGTAA AGGTTTTCGTGCAG cATATATGATAAAGGAATCAGAACGAAGACAAAATAAATTTTCACCTGCACAAAAGAAGGGTTCTCTTTGGAATTTTGTGTCCACTTTACTCACTATGATTTTTTACTGGCCGAAATGGTCAATGGACAAGAAGAGAAGAAATGTCAGATACCTATTTATCAAGTTCAATGCCTGGCACTTCACAGGAACCGATAAGTTATGGGCGGGCCTGGTCATCACTCTCTGTGAATCGTTTCAATCTATTTTCGGCTGTTTCCTCATCAGCGTTTTCAGAACTTCTCAACACATAGATGAGTCTGTCAGGAAAACAATAAAGGAAAGCCGTGAGCCGCAGTGGATAGCCAAAAAAATTTGCTGCTTTCCCCTTTGGCTTCTTGCAATTGTTTCAGTTTTACTTGCCATTGGGTTGATTGCTGTTGTTGTAATTGTTGGTTTCCCAACTGGCAACAGTTCTGGTGATGGTATAACAGTGATCGAAAGCATGGCTATTGCAACGCTTGGGCTACCAGCTGCCGGTGTGGTTCGTTTCACCCTTATGTTGAGTAAAAATCTAATGTTCAACCAGGATTTCAATATCCAGAGACGGATGGATGCACCCAAAATGAGCGCTCAGTTGGGCTTCATGAATGATGTGCGGAAAGAGGTGGAAGTTCTCATCAACTTTATTCACTTCATGGAAGTCTACGAAAGAAGGAATATCCGCGTCGTCTTGGAAATTACCAACTTGGATCGGTGCACTCCCGAGAAAATTGTCGGCGTTTTGGATGCTATAAACATCTTGCTTTCCGGGGAAAACACCCCGTTCATTTCCATCCTGGCGATTGATCCCAGGGTGATCGTGAAGAGCGTGGAGAGCTCCAAGAGTTTTGAAAGCATGGATAAAAACGGTTATGAGTTTCTAAACCACATCGTGACTCTGCCCTTTACGATCCCCGAAATGGACATCGGTTCTAAGCGTAGGGTTTTTAGAAAACTTGTAGAACGTCAGTCAGAATTTCCCGATGATGGTCAATTTGAAAAAAGCCAGGCGATCTCATATGAAGCAGAGAGATCAAAGATGCTTGAAGAATCTTGCATGGAAAGCGGAATCGCACATGAATCTCTGATTCCTTTGATTATCAGTACCCCAGACAGACGAGAACATAACGTTGACATTCAGAAAATAGTTAAGGATTTGATTAAAGAAACACTGCGAGTCATTATCGAAGAAGGAGATGAAGGAAACTTTAAATATTACCTCATGGAGAACAGCATTCATATGAGAAGAATTATCAATTCAGTTAGAGTCTCAATCATAATCATGGCTAGCCAAAAGGGGGAATTACCACCAGCAAGGGAAGTTGCGGCGTGGATAGTCCTGGCTAATCAGTGGCCATGTCGTCTCAGCTGGATCTTACAGTGCATCGAAGACGATGAACAAAGAGCTGAGATAGACAAAGACTTAACTGGAGAAGACAGCATTGATGGGACCAAGCTTCTGTGGGATGTCTTTTGCGAATCGAGGATCGAGTTCCACCTGATAAAGGACCAAATTAAAAACCTCCTGGAAATGGATGGGGATCCCgaactgtttgaaatgtttctcaAGAAAGATTTTTTGCTCACCATACGGCACGCCAACTGTTTTAAAGCGTTCACCGTCAACCTCGACCTGTCCATCAAGAAGGAGCTGGAAATAATCTGGGGAAGCAAAAATCGAAAGCATACCATTACATTAGCGAAGGCCATGCCACTAAAATCcggatttgttttaaaattaagtaaaGACGATATGTGCAGTGAG ATGAAAAAACTCAACTTCAGTGAGATAAATGCTGACAAGTACATGCAGAGAATAAAGGAGAACAATCTCGATGGACGAGCGTTACTTTTTGGCCACTACAACGAGATCAAAAATGTCCTTCAGATGTCCGTGGGAGAATGGACTGACTTTAGCATTCACTTCTTAGGAATAAAGCCACAAGCTGTCTGCCCTCATGTAAGAGAAGGGCTGAGGCCGACACAGAGCACTCTGTTGACATGCAGCACAGGCGTGCAGATTTAA